The Flavobacterium commune genome contains the following window.
ATAGAAATCCTAAAAGACAATCCCGAATGGACTCCCGAAAAAATTGATTCGGCAATGCACAGCGGCAAAGAAAGCTGGCTCACCTTAAAAGAAAAAATCCCTGTATATATTGGCTATTTTACAGCCTGGGTTGATAATGACGGAACGATTCATTTTTACAATGACATTTATAAAAGAGATGAATTACTGGCTTCGATGTTATTTGTTAAATAAGATTTACCCTGTTTTTAGCATGCAATTTGAACAAAAAAACCGCCACTCGAGGCTTTAGCCGAACTGGCTGAAAGCAATCTCCCGACTGACGGCTTGTAAAAAGACAAATTCATTCTGCTCCTAAATATTATTTCGGTAATTGGGTAATTCCCATATTAAACAAAGTAAAAGCCTGAATATCGACATTTTCCTGTATGGTTGCTGTGACTGATTTTCCGGCACCATGACCGGCTTTTACATCGATACGGATTAAAACAGGATTTTCTCCGGATTGTTTGGCTTGCAATTCGGAAGCAAATTTAAAACTATGTGCCGGCACTACTCTATCGTCATGATCAGCTGTAGTAACAAGCGTTGCGGGATATTGCACTCCTTCTTTTATATTGTGCAAAGGCGAATAGCCTTTGAGATAATCAAACATTGCTGCGCTATCCTGAGCCGTTCCGTAATCGTAAGCCCAACCGGCACCTGCGGTAAAAGTATGGTAACGCAACATATCCAACACACCCACAGCCGGCAAAGCCACCTTAGCCAAATCAGGACGTTGGGTCATTACAGCTCCTACCAGCAAACCTCCGTTAGAGCCTCCCCTGATTGCCAAAAAATCAGAAGAAGTATATTTTTCTTTAATCAAATATTCGGCTGCGGCTATAAAATCGTCAAACACATTTTGCTTACGCATTTGTGTTCCCGCATCGTGCCATTCTTTACCGTATTCGCCACCACCACGCAAATTAGGCACTGCAAAAACACCTCCGTTTTCCATCCACACCGCATTAGAAATACTAAAACTTGGCGTTAAACTAATATTGAATCCGCCGTAACCGTATAAAATAGTTGGATTTTTGCCATCAAGTTTCAATCCTTTTTTATGGGTAATCAGCATCGGAATCCGGGTTCCGTCTTTCGAAGTGTAGAATATTTGTTTCGATTCATAATCTTCTGTTTTAAATTGGGCTTTCGATTTTTGATACAGCATTGATTTCCCGGAATTCGGTTCTAATGCAAAAATAGTTGCCGGAGTAATATAATTGGTAAACGAATAATACACCATTTTGTCTTTCTTCTTGCCACTAAAACCATCCGCTGTCCCCGGTCCTGACAACTCAATTTCACGCAAAAATTTCCCTGAATAATCGTATTGCTTTACCACAGAAACCGCATCTTTCATATAATGTGCAAAAATATAACCACTACAAGTTGTTGGCTGTAAAACCTGAGTCGTTTCGGGAATTAAATCTTTCCAGTTTTCGGGTGTTGGATTAGTAACATCTACCGTTACAATTCGCTTGTTGGGCGCATTCCTGTCGGTTACAATCAATAACTTCGTTCCATCATTATCGATAATTGTATGGTCACTGTCAAAATTATCAACAATAGTTACAATAGGGTTTTCCGGATTTGACAAATCCTGAATGTATAATTCATTTCCATAAGTCGAAGTTGCCGCCGTGATTACCAAAAACCGATTATCTTCGGTAACACTTCCACCTACATACCTTCTTTTTTGGCTTTCGCCAAAGATAACCTTGTCTTCTTTTTGAGCAGTTCCCAGTTTATGAAAGTACAATTTATGTTGGTCGGTTTTAGCCGATAATTCGCTGCCTTTTGGCTTTTCATAACTGGAATAATAAAAGCCTTCATTACCATTCCAGGACAAGCCGCTGAATTTAACGTCAACCAGAGTATCTCCTAAAACCTGCATAGACAAAGCATCTAAAATGATCACCTTTCGCCAGTCGCTGCCACCTTCGGAAATGGAATAGGCTACTTTTCTACCATCTTTAGAAAAAGCAAATTCTCCCAAAGAAGTCGTTCCTTCTTTAGAAAAAGTATTCGGATCTAAGAAAACGGTTTCTTTACCTGCGTTGTCTTTTCGGTATAAAACCGATTGATTTTGCAGCCCGTTATTTTTGAAATAATAAGTAAAATCTCCTTCGATAAAAGGCTCACTGATTTTTTCATAATTCCACAATTTTTCCAGTCTTTCTTTCAATTGATTTCGAAATGGAATTTGGTCTAAATAGGCATTGGTTACTTTATTTTGGGCAATTACCCAATGAGTTGTTTCAGCCGAACGGTCGTCTTCAAGCCAGCGATAGGGATCTTTGACTTTGGTTCCAAAATAATCATCTATTGTATTGTCTTTTCTGGTTTCAGGATATTGAATAGGCTTTGATTTTTGGGCAAATGATGTCATTACAGAACTGATAATTGTGGTTATAATAATTGTTTTTCGCATAGTAATAGAACTATTGATTTAGACAAAAATAGGGATAAAAAATACCGCAGATTCACAGATTAAAAATTTTAATTTGCGAATTTGCGGTAAATATTTTTTGCGGTAAAAAAACGTTTTACAAATTAAAATTCATTCCCAAGACAATATTTCGTCCAATATTAGGAATTCCATCGGTTTTTAATCTGGAAAGATGGGCAATGTATTTTTTATCAAATAAGTTATTCCCGTTTAAACTAACATTCAACGCCGTTTTTCCCCATTTTATTTTTCCTCCAAAACCTAAATTCACCAAAGTATAGCCGTTAGAACTGGTCTCAAAACCGCTTACATTGTCTTGATTGAAAGTAGTATTAACATTCAAACTGGCAAATCCTTCTTCAAACCAGTTTTTAATTTTGAATTCGGTTCTGATGGTATTATTCCAATTGTTAGCCGGAATTAATGGCAAATAATCGCCTTTATCTTTTTTTCCTGTAACCGATGCAAAACTGGTTTCGTAATGCAACCAATCCAACGGATGCGGATGAAAATGCAATCCTACTTCGCCTCCATACAATCTGGCATTATCCTGAACATAGGCAAAAACATCACTATCATCCATAATTTCACCCGTAGGCGAAGTATAAATATAATTATTAATGTGATTGTAAAATCCGTTTACAAAAAACTCAAAATGTGTATTTCCGTACTCTAAATTAATATCCGTTTGTACATTTTGTTCCGTTTTCAAATTAGCATTTCCTATCTCGTAACGATTCGTTCCATGATGCACCCCATTAGAAGTCAACTCGGCCAAATTAGGAGCTCTGAAACCCGAAGCTACATTCATGCGTAGCACCAAGGTTTCTGAAAGATTTGTTTTGTATCCTAATGAAGCATTAATACTGTTGAAAGATCGACTCAAAGCATCAATATCTCCTCCATGATGTTCGTGTTCTTCATGCTCTTCCTCAGTTTCTTCATGATGTTCTTCCTCTCCGGCTTCATGTGCCAGGGAATTCAAATTACGATTATCAAAACGCAATCCTGCCTGCAAAACACTTTTTCCCCATTCGTAATTCACTGTTCCAAAAACACCAAAATCATTCGTAGTCGCATCCGGAATCAAATATTCTTCACCCGAATTTTTATTGGTTTGGTGCATTCCCTGAACTCCTAAAACAGCCTCAAACTGCCCCATTTTAGGCAAATGGTATTTAGTATTATAATTGTATGTATTCAATAGCATATCCAAAGAAGCCTCATTGCCATCTTCAAATTCCATACGATTATTAGAAATATAACCTAAATCGACATCTAATTTTGAATGACCAAAATAAATCACACTATTCAAACTCAACAAATGATTATCAACTTCCTGACGAGGAGATTCAGGATCTTTACTGTAAGTTTGCTCAGCAATACCTTCTTCGGGAATACCTAAATCCAGTTTGTTAAAATTGTATCGGACAACAGTAGAAAATTTGCTGTTATTGTATCCTATTCCGGTTTTAAAATCGGTTTCATTGTAGCGGCTGTTGGTTACTCTATCTCCTTGTCCAATTTTATAATCCGAATGCGTATTGTAAGTTCCTCTGGCTAAAAACTTCCAATTATCCGTTGATGTTTTCACTCCCATGGAAGCATTACTTCCCAGCGTATTGCTGAAATATTTTTGATTAAAATTAGCCTTAAAAGTATGAGCGTCGGCAAATTTTTCAGGATTAAAATACAAAACTCCTCCCATTGCATCCGAGCCATACAATAAGGAAGCCGGACCTTTGATAACCTCAACACTTTCAACTCCGGCATCATTTAAGCCCAAGCCATGTTCTGCTCCAAACTGCTGATTTTCGATACGAACGCCTTGTGAATACACTAAAACTCGGTTTCCACTCAAACCACGAATCACAGGTTTACCTATTGAAGTTCCTGTAGCAATTTGTGAAACTCCGGGAATAGTTGCCAGTCCTTCTATTAAAGTCGAAGTTCCTTTTTGTTGTAAACTTTCAATGCTTTCGTGCTCCACTTTCATTACGTTTTGTGATTGCATTTTGTTAAAAGGAGTAGAAACAATCACCTCGTCTATCTCAAGAACCGCATTTTCCATGCGGATATTGACAACGGTGTTTTTAGTGAGTTTTTCTATCCATTGATTTACGGTCTTAAAACCCACATACGAAAAAACAATTCTAAAACTTCCGTTGGGTAAATTTTTAAAAGCAAATTTCCCATCGGCATCAGTAGTTGTTCCTTTGTGCAATTCCGGAATATAAACTGAAGCACCAATTATAGGCTGATTTAAAACATCAGTTACTGTTCCTGAAACTGCATTTTGAGCTTGCAGCATAGCCGAAAAACCCAAGAATAGGGCAATTATATATTTTTTCATGAAATGATTGTATTGTTTATTTCATCCCGTTTTAATTAAAACAGGAGAAAGTAAAATTAGAATTGACTTTAATTACAACATAAACCATTGTAATATTCTAAACCATTAAGTTTTTAAGTTTCATTAAGAATAAAATCTTAACTCCCTTAATTTCTTAATGGTGAAAACAAAAGATTTTCGCGGTAATTTTAAAAGTAATAGTATTAAACAATACTTTGAGGAGGCCCCCGGAGTGCATACAAACTCCCCGGAAAAAAAATAATCTCTTTTTGTTCTTTACTGAAAAAAGGGATTGCCCTAAAATCAGAAAAGAAATGGTAACTTATAAATTTAGGACAAAGACTGCTCCCAAATTCAAAATGACAAACAGCACATTGTTCAAATACCTTGTGCTGGTGGGTCAGTTCGGCTTTATTTTGTGTATGATTGTGAACACAGAATTTATGCGAAAGTTGTTTTTCTAAATGCTCGTAACCGTGAAAAGACTGAAACAGTATCGAGAACAATACCGCCGCTGCCAGAGTAAAACTATATAGAAGCTGTTTTCTTTTCATCATTTGCAAAGTTAAGCGGTGGAAATAAAAAATCCTAATGAGTAAAACAAACATTAGCTTTTCAAAATAATTTGTAAAAAATATTTTGATATATTTGATTTTAAATATTACGGTGATTTTTTCTACACTTAATACTACAGTTTGCATTAATCTTAGCTCAAAATCAGAAAACAACATAATCTAAATCAAATGAATGTTTTAATTATTCCTTTTCTTTTAATATCTGGATATGTTGCGACAATTAGCAGATCAACACTAAAAGAAAGGTATAAGAAAAGAATAATATTATCAATTGTAAGTTTAATTTTTGGAATAGTATTGGAAATATTTTCTAAAGGAGATAGAAAATTTTCTTATTTCGTTTTTGGATTACTACCATTACTCTACGTTTTTTATTACGAAATACTTCGGATTATTTTCATGCCTCTCATAGGTAAATATCCATATTCACCATATAGGGAAAAAATTGGATCAAAAGTATTAGGTTCAGGTTACCCAAAAAACAGAAAAGTGACATTCACAGATTACATTTTTGGGATGACTCTAATCTTTCTTCCATTAGTTACGATAATTTTATTAGGCATTTTATTGAATCACTATTTTTAAACCCCGACCGCACTGATATTCACAAAAGTTAGCGTAGTCCCGAAGTTTCGGGAGTATTCAGTACCCGCAACAATGAGAAAAAAAAGCTTCTATTCCAGAAGTTTTTTTTGTTTTTAAGTATCGCCAGTATTAAACTAAGTTATATCCCGATAGCGCGGATTTGCAATCCTTGCCCACAAAGATGAGATTCCTCGTTCCTCGGAATGACAAGATTGCGCACTCTGATTACCTCTTAATCCTTTCTTTTGACATTAACAATTTAACCCATAAAAAAAGCTTCTCAATCGAGAAGCTTTCCGTTTATAAAAAGTATTTAGTATTAAACTAATTTGTTAGCTACTAAATATTCAGCAATTTGAATAGTATTTGTAGCAGCTCCTTTTCTTAAGTTATCAGCAACAACCCACATGTTTAAAGTATTCGGTTGAGACTCATCTCTTCTTAAACGACCAACAAATACTTCGTTTTTACCTTGAGCAAAAAGTGGCATTGGGTATTCAAACTCTTTTAAGTTGTCCTGAACCACTACTCCGTCAGTGCTTTCAAGAATGCTTCTTACTTCGTTGATGTCAAAATCATTTGAGAACTCTACATTGATTGCCTCAGAGTGTCCACCTACGATAGGCACACGAACAGCAGTAGCGGTAACTGCAATAGTATTATCACTTAAGATTTTTTTAGTCTCACGAACTAATTTCATCTCTTCTTTAGTGTATCCGTTGTCTTCAAAAACATCACATTGAGGAATCGCATTGCGGTGAATTTGGTATTTATAAGCCATATCTCCGTCAATTCCTGCATATTCGTTTTCTAATTGTTTTACCGCTTTTACACCAGTTCCTGTGATTGATTGGTAAGTAGAAACGATAACTCTCTTGATGTTGTATTTTTTATGCAAAGGTGCTAAAGCCAAAACCATCTGAATAGTAGAACAGTTTGGGTTAGCAATAATTTTGTCTGCTGCAGTCAATTCACCCGCGTTGATTTCAGGAACAACTAATTTTTTAGTTGGATCCATTCTCCAAGCCGAAGAGTTATCTACCACTGTAGTTCCTACTGCAGCGAATTTTGGTGCCCATTCTAATGAAGTGTCTCCACCCGCAGAGAATAAAGCAATTTCCGGTTTCATATCCACAGCAGTAGCTAATCCTACCACTTTATATGTTTTCCCTTGAAATTCCATTTCTTTACCTACTGAACGCTCAGAAGCTACAAGAATTAATTCGTCATTAGCAGTAACAAAATTTCTTTCTGCCAATACTTGTAACATTACTTCTCCAACCATTCCGGTTGCACCTACAACTGCAATTTTCATATGCTATATCTTTATTTTATTAAAATTCAAATTTTGAACTGCAAAAGTAATTAATATTCAAACGAAAACAAGCGCGTTCACAAAAAGTAACAAAAAGTTACAAATATAACATAAAAGAAAAACCATGCGCCGCGGCGCATGGTTTAGTTGAACATATAGTGAAGCGGTATTACTTTTTCAACAAGTCTCTGATTTGAGTAAGCAATTCTTCCTGAGTTGGCCCGGCTGGTGCAGCTGGTGCAGCCTCTTCTTTCTTTTTCATTTTCTCGGCAGCTCTTAAAACCACAAAGATAAAAAATGAAATAATCACGAAATTGATAATCGCCTGAACCAAATTACCATAAGTAATCACAGCAGCTCCTGCAGTTTTGGCAGCAGCCAAATCGGCATAACTATTTCCATCTAAAGAAATAAACTTAGTCGTAAAATCGATTCCACCGGTTAGCAAACCTACGATTGGCATGATAACATCATCAACGGCCGAACCCACAATTTTACCAAAAGCTCCACCAATTACTACGGCAGTAGCTAAACTCAACACATCGCCTTTCATTAAAGAGGCCTTAAAATCGCTAAAAAATCCCATATTTTAATATTTTTAAAAGATTAAACTTCTTTTTTGAATTTCTAAATTAACATTTTTTTTGACAAAAAAGTATTATTAGAATCAAAAAAAATATTCTTAACGATAAAAAACGCGCTTAACTCGTTGAGAAATACTCGTTAAGATTTCATACGGAATGGTATTTAATTTTTCGGCTATGAACGAAACACTAGGATTTTCACCAAAGATAATTACCTCATCGCCTTCGATACAATCAATATTGCTTACATCCACCATCAGCATATCCATACAAACACTGCCCAGAATAATTGCTTTTTGTTCTTTGATATTTACAAAACCCACACCATTACCCCAGGCGCGCGAAATTCCATCGGCATAACCAATAGGAATCGTAGCTACCTTTGTATGTTTATCGGCCATAAAACGCCGGCCATAACCCACACTGTCTCCGGCGGGAATATTTCTAACCTGAGAAATAATAGATTTTAGAGTCCCTACATTTTCTAACTGTTTTTGCTCTTCGGCATCATTAGAAACACCGTACAAACCGATTCCTAAACGAACCATATCAAATTGTGTGTCAGGAAAATTACTAATCCCCGAAGTATTCAAAATATGACGAATAGGATTTATTCCTAATTCGGAAATTATCTTTGAAGACAGGCTGTCAAACAAACGTATTTGCGATTGTGCAAACTCATAATGATTGGGATCATCGCTGGTAGCCATGTGCGACAAAATACTTTGCACTTTTACGGTCGAATTTCCTTTTAAAGTTGCAATCAACTCATCGACCGTATCTTCCTCAAATCCCAGACGGTGCATGCCGGTATCCACTTTGATATGGATAGGAAAATGATGCAGATTTTTTTGCTTTGCTATTTTAAGAAAAGCATGCAAGCCTTTCAAACTGTAAATTTCGGGTTCTAAACCGTACTGAATAATGGCCGAAAAACTGGTACTCTCCGGATTCAAAACCATAATAGGCAATTTGATTCCGCCGTTTTTTAACGAAATTCCCTCATCAGCAAAAGCCACACCCAGATAATCTACTTTGTGATGTTCCAGTAATTTGGCTATTTCGAGTCCGCCGTTTCCATAACCAAAAGCCTTTACCATCACCATGATTTTCACCTTAGGTTTTAGCTTCGATTTAAAAAAATTCAGATTATAACTAATCGCATTCAGGTTGATTTCCAAAACCGTTTCATGGGTTTTCTCTTCAAGCAAAGTCACGATTTCTTCAAACTGAAACGAACGCGCTCCTTTTATCAAAATGCTTTCATTGGAAAAATCCAGTTTTTCAAAATTCGAAATAAACTCAGCCGTAGTTTTAAACGTAATACAATTCGAAAATTGCTCTTTAAACTCCGAAATAGTTTCCCCAATTCCGATTACGCGATTGATTTTATTGGAAACAATCAACTGGGCTACCTTAGCATACAATTGTTCATTAGGAAAACCACTTTGAAAAATATCCGAAAGAATTACCGTCTTCTTTTGAAATTGATTCTGACTTTCCAAAACATCCAAGGCAATCTTCAAAGACTGAAAATCCGAACTGTAACTATCATCAATAATACTGCAATTATTGATTCCGTTTTTTACTTCCAAACGCATTTCGACCGGAAAAAGCATTTCCATTCTCGACTGGATAACATCACTTTCATAATCAAAATACAACAACACCATCAAACTCGAAATGGCATTTTCTATAGAAGCCTTATCCACAAAAGGGATCTTTAACTGATAAGAGTTGTCTTTGTATTTATA
Protein-coding sequences here:
- a CDS encoding prolyl oligopeptidase family serine peptidase, with the protein product MRKTIIITTIISSVMTSFAQKSKPIQYPETRKDNTIDDYFGTKVKDPYRWLEDDRSAETTHWVIAQNKVTNAYLDQIPFRNQLKERLEKLWNYEKISEPFIEGDFTYYFKNNGLQNQSVLYRKDNAGKETVFLDPNTFSKEGTTSLGEFAFSKDGRKVAYSISEGGSDWRKVIILDALSMQVLGDTLVDVKFSGLSWNGNEGFYYSSYEKPKGSELSAKTDQHKLYFHKLGTAQKEDKVIFGESQKRRYVGGSVTEDNRFLVITAATSTYGNELYIQDLSNPENPIVTIVDNFDSDHTIIDNDGTKLLIVTDRNAPNKRIVTVDVTNPTPENWKDLIPETTQVLQPTTCSGYIFAHYMKDAVSVVKQYDYSGKFLREIELSGPGTADGFSGKKKDKMVYYSFTNYITPATIFALEPNSGKSMLYQKSKAQFKTEDYESKQIFYTSKDGTRIPMLITHKKGLKLDGKNPTILYGYGGFNISLTPSFSISNAVWMENGGVFAVPNLRGGGEYGKEWHDAGTQMRKQNVFDDFIAAAEYLIKEKYTSSDFLAIRGGSNGGLLVGAVMTQRPDLAKVALPAVGVLDMLRYHTFTAGAGWAYDYGTAQDSAAMFDYLKGYSPLHNIKEGVQYPATLVTTADHDDRVVPAHSFKFASELQAKQSGENPVLIRIDVKAGHGAGKSVTATIQENVDIQAFTLFNMGITQLPK
- a CDS encoding TonB-dependent receptor, whose amino-acid sequence is MKKYIIALFLGFSAMLQAQNAVSGTVTDVLNQPIIGASVYIPELHKGTTTDADGKFAFKNLPNGSFRIVFSYVGFKTVNQWIEKLTKNTVVNIRMENAVLEIDEVIVSTPFNKMQSQNVMKVEHESIESLQQKGTSTLIEGLATIPGVSQIATGTSIGKPVIRGLSGNRVLVYSQGVRIENQQFGAEHGLGLNDAGVESVEVIKGPASLLYGSDAMGGVLYFNPEKFADAHTFKANFNQKYFSNTLGSNASMGVKTSTDNWKFLARGTYNTHSDYKIGQGDRVTNSRYNETDFKTGIGYNNSKFSTVVRYNFNKLDLGIPEEGIAEQTYSKDPESPRQEVDNHLLSLNSVIYFGHSKLDVDLGYISNNRMEFEDGNEASLDMLLNTYNYNTKYHLPKMGQFEAVLGVQGMHQTNKNSGEEYLIPDATTNDFGVFGTVNYEWGKSVLQAGLRFDNRNLNSLAHEAGEEEHHEETEEEHEEHEHHGGDIDALSRSFNSINASLGYKTNLSETLVLRMNVASGFRAPNLAELTSNGVHHGTNRYEIGNANLKTEQNVQTDINLEYGNTHFEFFVNGFYNHINNYIYTSPTGEIMDDSDVFAYVQDNARLYGGEVGLHFHPHPLDWLHYETSFASVTGKKDKGDYLPLIPANNWNNTIRTEFKIKNWFEEGFASLNVNTTFNQDNVSGFETSSNGYTLVNLGFGGKIKWGKTALNVSLNGNNLFDKKYIAHLSRLKTDGIPNIGRNIVLGMNFNL
- a CDS encoding aspartate-semialdehyde dehydrogenase; this encodes MKIAVVGATGMVGEVMLQVLAERNFVTANDELILVASERSVGKEMEFQGKTYKVVGLATAVDMKPEIALFSAGGDTSLEWAPKFAAVGTTVVDNSSAWRMDPTKKLVVPEINAGELTAADKIIANPNCSTIQMVLALAPLHKKYNIKRVIVSTYQSITGTGVKAVKQLENEYAGIDGDMAYKYQIHRNAIPQCDVFEDNGYTKEEMKLVRETKKILSDNTIAVTATAVRVPIVGGHSEAINVEFSNDFDINEVRSILESTDGVVVQDNLKEFEYPMPLFAQGKNEVFVGRLRRDESQPNTLNMWVVADNLRKGAATNTIQIAEYLVANKLV
- the mscL gene encoding large conductance mechanosensitive channel protein MscL, whose protein sequence is MGFFSDFKASLMKGDVLSLATAVVIGGAFGKIVGSAVDDVIMPIVGLLTGGIDFTTKFISLDGNSYADLAAAKTAGAAVITYGNLVQAIINFVIISFFIFVVLRAAEKMKKKEEAAPAAPAGPTQEELLTQIRDLLKK
- a CDS encoding bifunctional UDP-N-acetylmuramoyl-tripeptide:D-alanyl-D-alanine ligase/alanine racemase, which produces MSIIIKNSIPILDAKWFGNHPEAIIDNISIDSRSLQNSEHTLFFALVGPNNDAHHYIKDLIAIGVQNFVVTHIPEECNDQANFLVVKNTLVALQRFAAYYRSLFHFPIIGLTGSNGKTIVKEWLNFLLSPDYNVIRSPKSYNSQVGVPLSVIAINEKHNLGIFEAGISTVAEMDKLEKIIKPTLGVLTNIGSSHDEGFADLEEKIQQKMLLFQDAAVLIYQKNSQIEKYISPNTKAFSWSFKEENADVFVFHKEIGNHETTLSYKYKDNSYQLKIPFVDKASIENAISSLMVLLYFDYESDVIQSRMEMLFPVEMRLEVKNGINNCSIIDDSYSSDFQSLKIALDVLESQNQFQKKTVILSDIFQSGFPNEQLYAKVAQLIVSNKINRVIGIGETISEFKEQFSNCITFKTTAEFISNFEKLDFSNESILIKGARSFQFEEIVTLLEEKTHETVLEINLNAISYNLNFFKSKLKPKVKIMVMVKAFGYGNGGLEIAKLLEHHKVDYLGVAFADEGISLKNGGIKLPIMVLNPESTSFSAIIQYGLEPEIYSLKGLHAFLKIAKQKNLHHFPIHIKVDTGMHRLGFEEDTVDELIATLKGNSTVKVQSILSHMATSDDPNHYEFAQSQIRLFDSLSSKIISELGINPIRHILNTSGISNFPDTQFDMVRLGIGLYGVSNDAEEQKQLENVGTLKSIISQVRNIPAGDSVGYGRRFMADKHTKVATIPIGYADGISRAWGNGVGFVNIKEQKAIILGSVCMDMLMVDVSNIDCIEGDEVIIFGENPSVSFIAEKLNTIPYEILTSISQRVKRVFYR